One Halobacterium wangiae genomic window, CTCCTCCCCTACCCGAGTTTCGGGGAGTACGCCCGCGAGGTCCAACTCCAGGGCGCCGACCCGGTGTTCGTCCCGCACGACGAACTGCTCGACGCCGACCCCTGGGACCACGCGGTGGCCGTCGTCTGCAACCCGAACAACCCGACCGGCGACGCCTGCGACCCCGGCGCCCTCCGCGAATTCGCCGCGCGCTGCCGGGACGCCGACACGGAACTGCTCGCGGACGAGGCGTTCCTCGGATTCACCGACCACCCCTCGATCGCTGGCACCGAGGGCGTCGTCGTCGCGCGCTCGCTCACCAAACTGTTCGGCCTCCCGGGCCTCCGCGCGGGGTTCCTCGTCGCCACCGGCGACCGACTGGGCGACCTCCAGACCGCGAGACGAGCGTGGAACCTCGGCACGCCCGCCGCCGCGGTCGGCGCGCACTCGATGACTGACGACTCGTTCGTCGAATCGACCCGCGAGCGCGTCGCCAGCGAACGAGCACGCATGCGTGAGGCTCTCGACGAGCGATTCGACGTCCACGAATCGGACGCGCCGTTCCTCCTGCTCGACGTCGGCGACCGGGACGTCGCCGAACTCGT contains:
- a CDS encoding threonine-phosphate decarboxylase; translated protein: MDPDSVRDADRVPHGGSDDPDVLDFSANVNPRVPDGVREVYDAALDDATRYPNDAYPDYRAAAAEYVDCAPEQVVPTPGGLAGIRLAVGTRVGPGDSVLLPYPSFGEYAREVQLQGADPVFVPHDELLDADPWDHAVAVVCNPNNPTGDACDPGALREFAARCRDADTELLADEAFLGFTDHPSIAGTEGVVVARSLTKLFGLPGLRAGFLVATGDRLGDLQTARRAWNLGTPAAAVGAHSMTDDSFVESTRERVASERARMREALDERFDVHESDAPFLLLDVGDRDVAELVDAARERGVAVRDATTFRGLDAHVRVAVRTPAENDELLAVLGDV